A DNA window from Effusibacillus lacus contains the following coding sequences:
- a CDS encoding manganese efflux pump MntP: MAHAAPGDLVTMLATAVALGSDAMSLGVGLGMYRLTRTEISKVSFTIGLFHVLMPLAGMAIGIYLHRLLGEVAAVLGAILLIGLGVHMISDAWRGEEKTLFRLNKTAGWGLLLFAMSVSIDALSVGFSFGLSDTNLGLSVALFGIVGGLMAAIGLSIGSMVGRVLGESMEILGGAILILFGIFFLI; the protein is encoded by the coding sequence ATGGCACATGCAGCACCGGGAGATCTGGTAACCATGTTGGCGACGGCTGTCGCCCTCGGCAGTGACGCCATGTCGTTGGGTGTCGGGCTTGGCATGTACCGGTTGACCCGCACAGAAATTTCAAAGGTCAGCTTTACCATTGGACTGTTTCATGTGTTGATGCCTTTGGCCGGAATGGCCATCGGAATCTATCTGCATAGATTGTTGGGAGAAGTGGCGGCCGTTTTGGGAGCCATTTTGCTGATCGGCTTGGGAGTTCACATGATCTCGGATGCCTGGCGGGGGGAAGAGAAGACCCTGTTCCGTTTGAACAAAACGGCAGGTTGGGGGCTGCTGCTGTTTGCCATGAGTGTGAGCATTGACGCCTTGTCGGTAGGCTTCAGCTTTGGATTGTCCGATACCAACCTGGGTCTGTCGGTGGCTCTGTTCGGGATTGTCGGAGGGCTCATGGCCGCCATCGGCCTCTCTATCGGAAGCATGGTGGGGCGCGTATTGGGAGAATCGATGGAGATTTTGGGGGGTGCCATCCTCATTCTGTTCGGCATCTTTTTCCTGATTTAG
- a CDS encoding ZIP family metal transporter, which produces MWEIVGISFLTGLATPLGGWIVLRFRQLSPRLLALFLGLAAGIMITVVFSELMPNSIRSGSHEIFIVGMGGGWLFMLVLRWIFSAAMGHGNVHGDKAAYLQLGWFIALAIALHDLPEGFAIGAGDALNSNIGLIIALAIALHNIPEGMSIAIPLRLAGVSKGVVLWITILAGITTPMGTVLSLWLFSVSEFFISFSLAFAGGAMAYVVSRDILPEALQASVPSALFGMAGGGVVMLAVSELHWVDFALQVNLAVY; this is translated from the coding sequence ATGTGGGAGATTGTGGGCATCAGTTTCTTGACAGGGTTGGCAACACCCCTTGGCGGGTGGATTGTCCTCAGGTTCCGGCAGTTGTCTCCACGGCTCTTGGCGCTGTTTCTCGGCCTGGCAGCGGGAATTATGATTACGGTGGTGTTTAGTGAACTGATGCCTAATTCCATCCGCTCGGGAAGTCACGAAATTTTCATTGTCGGGATGGGCGGAGGGTGGTTGTTCATGCTGGTTCTCCGGTGGATATTTTCTGCCGCAATGGGGCATGGGAATGTTCACGGAGACAAAGCCGCATACCTGCAATTGGGGTGGTTTATTGCACTGGCGATTGCGCTGCATGACCTGCCGGAAGGCTTTGCGATTGGAGCCGGAGATGCTTTAAATTCGAACATTGGCTTGATCATTGCCCTGGCCATTGCCCTTCACAATATTCCGGAAGGAATGAGCATCGCGATCCCGTTGCGATTGGCCGGTGTGTCAAAAGGGGTTGTACTGTGGATCACAATACTTGCGGGCATCACCACTCCGATGGGAACCGTCTTATCTCTATGGTTGTTTAGTGTGTCAGAATTTTTCATCTCCTTCTCCCTGGCTTTTGCTGGCGGTGCAATGGCCTATGTGGTTTCAAGGGACATCCTTCCGGAAGCTTTGCAGGCGAGTGTTCCCTCCGCATTGTTCGGAATGGCAGGAGGCGGAGTTGTGATGCTGGCTGTTTCAGAGCTTCACTGGGTCGATTTTGCATTGCAGGTGAATCTAGCGGTATACTGA
- a CDS encoding low molecular weight protein arginine phosphatase, whose product MYRILFVCTGNTCRSPMAEAILRKRLAEREISDVEVRSAGVAAYDGSPASPGALEALKQRQIDGDVHRAQMFTEEIGEWADLILTMTTSHKMTVGGRFPQFLDKLFTLKEYVGGYENPDIADPFGGSQDVYEQSAREIEQALHPLVERLSQR is encoded by the coding sequence ATGTATCGCATATTATTTGTGTGTACGGGCAATACCTGCCGCAGTCCAATGGCAGAAGCTATTTTGAGGAAGCGGTTGGCGGAAAGGGAAATATCTGATGTTGAGGTGCGCTCGGCCGGTGTGGCAGCTTATGACGGGAGCCCGGCATCGCCCGGCGCGCTGGAAGCACTGAAGCAGCGTCAAATTGACGGAGACGTGCACCGGGCTCAAATGTTCACGGAAGAAATCGGAGAGTGGGCGGATCTGATTCTGACCATGACCACCTCCCATAAAATGACGGTGGGGGGCCGGTTTCCGCAGTTTTTGGACAAGCTGTTTACCCTGAAAGAGTACGTGGGCGGCTACGAGAATCCGGACATTGCCGATCCCTTTGGCGGCAGCCAGGATGTGTACGAGCAGTCGGCACGGGAGATTGAACAGGCGCTTCACCCGCTTGTCGAAAGACTGTCACAAAGGTAA
- the rpiB gene encoding ribose 5-phosphate isomerase B yields MRVAIAADHGGYALKEQLKNVLKELNLEFHDFGTDSEQSVDYPDYGIQVAESVAKGEFDRGILICGTGLGMSIVANKVPGVRCAVVHDCFSAKATREHNDTNVLAMGARVIGPGLAEEIVRIWLTTEFTGGRHIQRLDKIRQIEEKYGQEESVRGC; encoded by the coding sequence GTGCGTGTGGCAATTGCGGCAGACCATGGCGGGTATGCCCTGAAAGAACAGCTGAAAAATGTACTGAAAGAGTTGAATCTGGAATTTCATGATTTCGGAACGGACAGTGAGCAGTCGGTTGATTATCCCGACTATGGGATTCAGGTGGCGGAAAGTGTCGCCAAAGGGGAATTTGACCGTGGTATTCTGATTTGCGGAACCGGCCTTGGCATGTCAATCGTAGCCAACAAGGTCCCGGGTGTACGCTGTGCGGTGGTGCACGACTGCTTCTCCGCAAAAGCGACCCGCGAACATAACGATACGAACGTGTTGGCCATGGGAGCCCGCGTAATTGGTCCCGGTTTGGCGGAAGAGATTGTCCGCATATGGCTGACGACCGAATTTACAGGCGGCCGCCATATCCAGCGGTTGGACAAAATCCGCCAAATCGAGGAAAAATACGGTCAGGAAGAGAGCGTCCGCGGATGCTAG
- a CDS encoding TIGR01440 family protein, giving the protein MLDKAHIQQATRQAIDELQQVARLSPDQILVIGASSSEVIGERIGTSGSTEVAGVIVDAVLSAREFYGFHVAFQCCEHLNRALVVERSTQKEYRLEEVTVVPVPQAGGAVASAAFKRFREPVMVESIQAHAGIDIGDTFIGMHLRPVAVPVRTSIKTIGQAHVTMARTRPKLIGGARAVYIVE; this is encoded by the coding sequence ATGCTAGACAAGGCCCATATCCAACAGGCAACCCGGCAGGCGATCGATGAACTGCAGCAAGTTGCAAGGTTGTCCCCTGATCAGATTCTGGTAATCGGAGCTTCCAGTTCGGAAGTGATCGGGGAGCGAATCGGGACTTCCGGTTCCACGGAAGTTGCCGGGGTGATCGTGGATGCGGTTCTTTCCGCCCGGGAATTTTACGGGTTTCATGTGGCGTTTCAATGCTGCGAACATTTGAATCGCGCCCTGGTAGTGGAACGTTCCACCCAGAAGGAATACAGGCTGGAAGAAGTAACGGTCGTACCGGTGCCCCAAGCGGGTGGAGCAGTGGCCTCTGCCGCCTTCAAGCGGTTTCGTGAACCTGTGATGGTGGAGTCGATACAAGCCCATGCCGGAATTGACATCGGGGACACTTTTATCGGCATGCATCTCAGGCCGGTGGCAGTTCCCGTTCGCACCAGCATCAAGACCATCGGCCAGGCACACGTGACCATGGCAAGAACCCGCCCGAAACTGATTGGCGGAGCACGAGCCGTATACATAGTGGAATAG
- the glyA gene encoding serine hydroxymethyltransferase has protein sequence MNHLRLIDHEVAEAIGKELGRQQSNIELIASENFVSRAVMEAMGTVLTNKYAEGYPGKRYYGGCEYVDIVENLARDRVKKIFGAEHANVQPHSGAQANTAVYFAFLKPGDTVLGMNLAHGGHLTHGSPVNISGQYYNFVPYGVDENTHRIDYDVVRRLAEEHKPKMIVAGASAYPRVIDFPKLREIADSVGAYLMVDMAHIAGLVATGHHPSPVPFSDFVTSTTHKTLRGPRGGLILCKERYAKEIDKAIFPGIQGGPLMHVIAAKAVAFGEALRPEFSRYSQAVIDNAQTLANALTERGFNLVSGGTDNHLILIDLRSIGLTGKEAEKLLDEVGITVNKNAIPFDPQSPFITSGIRIGTPAVTTRGFDREAMVEVADIINLTLRNGTDQPSLNEAMRRVRELCAKFPLYEGLEKE, from the coding sequence ATGAATCATCTTCGGTTAATCGACCATGAAGTGGCGGAAGCAATCGGCAAGGAGTTGGGCCGCCAGCAATCCAACATCGAACTGATTGCGTCCGAAAACTTTGTCAGCCGTGCCGTAATGGAAGCAATGGGTACGGTTCTGACCAACAAATATGCGGAGGGCTATCCCGGCAAACGCTATTACGGCGGATGCGAATATGTGGATATCGTGGAAAATCTGGCCCGCGACAGGGTAAAGAAAATCTTTGGCGCCGAACACGCCAACGTGCAGCCTCATTCGGGGGCTCAGGCGAATACCGCCGTGTATTTTGCATTTTTGAAGCCGGGAGACACCGTGCTTGGGATGAATCTGGCCCACGGCGGCCATCTGACCCACGGCAGTCCGGTCAACATTTCAGGCCAATACTACAATTTCGTGCCCTACGGTGTGGATGAGAATACCCACCGGATTGATTACGACGTGGTCCGTCGTCTGGCGGAGGAACACAAACCGAAGATGATTGTGGCTGGCGCATCTGCCTATCCCAGAGTCATCGACTTCCCGAAACTGCGTGAAATTGCAGACTCTGTTGGAGCCTACCTGATGGTGGACATGGCGCACATTGCCGGATTGGTGGCAACCGGGCATCATCCATCTCCGGTGCCCTTTTCCGATTTTGTAACGTCAACCACTCACAAAACGCTGCGGGGACCTCGAGGAGGCCTGATCCTCTGCAAAGAGCGGTACGCGAAAGAAATTGACAAAGCGATCTTCCCGGGCATCCAGGGCGGCCCGCTGATGCATGTGATTGCGGCCAAAGCGGTGGCTTTCGGGGAAGCGCTGCGTCCCGAGTTCTCCCGGTATTCGCAAGCGGTCATCGACAATGCGCAGACGTTGGCGAATGCGTTGACCGAACGCGGCTTCAATTTGGTCTCAGGCGGTACGGACAACCACCTGATCCTGATCGACCTGCGCAGCATAGGACTTACAGGAAAAGAAGCGGAAAAACTGCTGGATGAAGTCGGCATCACAGTCAACAAGAATGCCATTCCCTTCGACCCGCAAAGCCCGTTCATCACCAGCGGAATCCGGATCGGAACACCGGCTGTCACCACCCGCGGATTCGACCGGGAAGCAATGGTGGAAGTGGCGGACATTATCAACCTTACCCTGCGCAACGGCACCGATCAGCCCAGCCTGAACGAGGCGATGCGCCGCGTTCGCGAACTGTGCGCAAAGTTCCCTTTGTATGAAGGTCTGGAGAAGGAATAA
- a CDS encoding potassium channel family protein yields MAKTYEIFMLILILISVAIPFSDAAFSGQIDLLIWMVFVLDYFVRLLKAQEKKKFVKSHVIDLIAIIPLDSLFLSLRIVQVFRVFRLSVYAYRYVKPLLTVLRMNELSKVLVFAFVTIIAGAAIIDLVEPEIQSIEDGLWWAIVTATTVGYGDISPKTGPGRMVAVVLMLVGIGTMGIITGTIATYFLTQKEHDVPNSVKHIQQELARFHDLSETDLKMLIRYMEALLEYKRGHREDPGIPDAELLQEEAEK; encoded by the coding sequence ATGGCAAAAACTTATGAGATCTTCATGTTGATTCTGATCCTCATATCGGTGGCGATTCCCTTTTCGGATGCGGCGTTTTCCGGACAAATCGACCTGCTGATCTGGATGGTCTTTGTGTTGGACTATTTTGTCCGGCTTTTGAAGGCACAAGAGAAAAAGAAGTTTGTCAAATCGCATGTAATTGATCTGATTGCCATCATTCCGCTTGACAGCCTCTTCCTGTCTCTCCGGATTGTGCAAGTTTTCCGGGTGTTCCGGCTGAGCGTGTATGCCTACCGCTATGTAAAACCTTTGCTTACGGTCCTGCGCATGAACGAATTGTCCAAGGTTCTGGTGTTTGCGTTCGTAACAATCATTGCCGGCGCCGCTATCATCGATCTGGTGGAACCGGAGATTCAATCGATTGAGGACGGATTGTGGTGGGCAATCGTAACGGCAACCACCGTCGGCTATGGAGACATCTCCCCGAAAACGGGACCCGGACGAATGGTTGCGGTTGTTCTGATGCTGGTCGGAATCGGGACGATGGGGATCATCACAGGTACCATTGCCACCTACTTTCTGACCCAAAAGGAACATGACGTTCCCAACAGCGTCAAGCATATCCAACAGGAGCTGGCCCGGTTTCATGACCTGTCCGAAACGGATCTGAAGATGCTGATCCGTTATATGGAAGCGTTGCTTGAGTATAAGCGGGGACACAGGGAAGATCCGGGAATTCCCGATGCGGAATTGTTGCAGGAAGAAGCTGAAAAATAA
- the upp gene encoding uracil phosphoribosyltransferase: MGKVHSFDHPLIQHKLTYIRDEKTGTKEFRELVEEVAMLMAYEITRDLPLAETTVKTPVAEAKTKVISGKKLGLVPILRAGLGMVDGILRLIPAAKVGHIGLYRDPETLQPVEYYCKLPTDVQERDLIVIDPMLATGGSAVAAISFLKDRGVRNIKLMCLIAAPEGIAAVEKEHPDVDIFVAAIDEKLNDHGYIVPGLGDAGDRLFGTK, translated from the coding sequence ATGGGCAAAGTTCATTCATTCGATCACCCGTTGATTCAACACAAATTGACTTACATACGGGACGAGAAAACGGGTACGAAAGAATTCCGCGAGTTGGTGGAAGAAGTGGCCATGCTGATGGCGTACGAGATTACCCGTGATCTTCCGTTGGCGGAAACGACGGTCAAAACTCCCGTTGCGGAAGCGAAAACCAAAGTCATTTCCGGCAAAAAATTGGGCCTGGTGCCAATCCTGCGCGCGGGACTTGGAATGGTGGACGGGATTCTGCGGTTAATTCCGGCAGCCAAAGTCGGTCATATCGGACTGTACCGGGATCCTGAGACCCTCCAGCCGGTTGAGTATTACTGCAAACTTCCAACCGACGTGCAGGAGCGGGATCTGATTGTAATTGACCCGATGCTTGCAACGGGGGGTTCAGCTGTCGCCGCCATTTCATTCTTGAAGGACCGGGGTGTCAGGAACATCAAATTAATGTGTCTCATCGCCGCGCCGGAAGGCATCGCCGCGGTGGAGAAGGAACATCCGGATGTGGACATTTTTGTGGCGGCCATTGACGAGAAGCTGAATGATCATGGATACATAGTACCGGGGCTCGGGGATGCGGGAGACCGTCTTTTCGGGACCAAGTAA
- the wecB gene encoding non-hydrolyzing UDP-N-acetylglucosamine 2-epimerase, translating to MEPIRVLTVFGTRPEAIKMAPLVKALEQAAPAIDSKVCVTAQHRQMLDQVLDIFQIKPDYDLDIMEPRQTLTGITVKALKGLEQVIGEVQPHIVLVHGDTTTTFVAAVAAFYQQVAIGHVEAGLRTYDKYSPFPEEMNRQLTGVMADLHFAPTSDSARNLLQENKNPDKIFVTGNTAIDAMKTTVRADYRHPILDQVGHGKRLIFMTAHRRENLGEKMENIFRAVRRIVEDHKDVALVYPVHLNPAVQEPARAILGGHPRVHLIDPLDVVDTHNFMSRSYLILTDSGGIQEEAPSLGVPVLVLRDTTERPEGIAAGTLKLAGTDEDTIYRLACELLNNKEAHRVMSIAANPYGDGLASDRIVKAILYHYGRGERPDEFEV from the coding sequence ATGGAACCAATTCGGGTGCTTACAGTGTTTGGAACGCGTCCGGAGGCCATCAAGATGGCTCCGCTCGTGAAAGCGTTGGAACAGGCAGCCCCTGCCATCGACTCGAAAGTCTGTGTAACCGCTCAACACCGGCAGATGCTGGATCAGGTGCTCGACATTTTTCAGATCAAGCCGGATTATGACCTGGACATAATGGAACCCCGTCAAACCCTGACAGGTATTACAGTCAAGGCGCTGAAAGGGTTGGAACAGGTCATAGGGGAGGTCCAGCCGCACATTGTGCTGGTCCATGGGGACACCACCACCACTTTCGTCGCGGCAGTTGCCGCATTTTACCAGCAGGTTGCCATTGGCCATGTGGAAGCGGGGCTTCGCACCTATGACAAATACTCTCCCTTCCCGGAAGAGATGAACCGTCAACTGACAGGCGTGATGGCCGACCTTCACTTCGCTCCCACCAGTGATTCCGCAAGGAACCTGCTGCAGGAGAACAAGAATCCGGATAAGATCTTCGTTACGGGGAATACGGCAATTGACGCCATGAAAACTACGGTAAGAGCCGACTACAGACACCCGATCCTTGATCAAGTGGGCCACGGGAAGCGGTTAATCTTCATGACCGCTCACCGTCGCGAGAATCTGGGGGAGAAGATGGAGAACATCTTCCGGGCGGTCCGGCGCATTGTGGAGGATCATAAAGACGTGGCGCTGGTTTATCCTGTCCATCTGAATCCGGCTGTGCAGGAACCGGCACGGGCGATTCTGGGCGGACATCCCCGGGTCCATTTGATCGACCCGCTTGATGTGGTGGATACGCATAATTTCATGTCCCGGTCGTATCTGATCCTGACCGATTCCGGGGGTATCCAGGAAGAAGCTCCGTCCCTGGGGGTTCCCGTGTTGGTGTTGCGTGACACCACGGAGCGGCCGGAGGGAATTGCCGCAGGCACGCTTAAGCTTGCGGGAACCGATGAGGACACAATTTACAGATTGGCCTGCGAGCTTCTCAACAACAAAGAGGCCCACCGGGTCATGTCGATTGCGGCCAACCCGTATGGGGACGGCTTGGCATCCGATCGCATCGTAAAAGCCATCCTGTACCACTATGGTCGCGGCGAACGTCCCGACGAGTTTGAAGTTTAA
- a CDS encoding acetyl-CoA C-acetyltransferase — protein sequence MGKEAVIVSAVRTAIGSFQGSLAGVPATELGSIVLKEALARAGVSHEQVDEVILGNVLQAGLGQNPARQAWVKAGYHESVPAITINKVCGSGLKAVMLAAQAIKAGDADVILAGGMENMSRAPYLLEGARTGFRMGDAKAVDSMIRDGLWCAFFDCHMGITAENVAEKYGLSREEQDEFAAWSQQKAEAAVNSNRFKEEIVPVEIPAKKGETVLFDKDEYPRAGTTAEVLAKLRPAFKKEGTVTAGNASGINDGAAALLVMSADKAAELDVKPLARIAAYASAGLDPSIMGLGPIFATRKVLEKTGLRMDEIDLIEANEAFAAQALAVGKDLEIPREKLNVNGGAIALGHPIGASGARVLVTLLHELEKRDGKRGLATLCIGGGQGVSMIVERM from the coding sequence ATGGGGAAAGAAGCAGTAATCGTCAGTGCCGTTCGCACGGCCATCGGAAGTTTTCAAGGATCGCTTGCCGGGGTGCCCGCAACCGAGTTGGGAAGCATTGTGCTGAAAGAAGCGCTCGCCCGGGCCGGTGTCAGCCATGAACAGGTGGATGAGGTCATTCTCGGAAACGTGCTGCAAGCCGGACTTGGCCAGAATCCCGCTCGCCAGGCCTGGGTCAAAGCGGGGTACCATGAATCGGTTCCGGCGATAACGATCAATAAAGTCTGCGGATCCGGTCTGAAAGCGGTAATGCTGGCGGCGCAGGCGATCAAGGCGGGAGATGCGGATGTCATCCTTGCCGGTGGCATGGAAAATATGAGCCGCGCACCCTACCTGCTGGAAGGAGCCCGCACCGGGTTCCGGATGGGGGATGCCAAAGCGGTTGATTCCATGATTCGCGATGGGTTGTGGTGCGCATTCTTTGATTGCCACATGGGAATCACGGCCGAGAACGTGGCGGAGAAATACGGCCTGTCCCGAGAGGAACAGGATGAATTCGCCGCGTGGAGCCAGCAGAAAGCGGAAGCGGCTGTCAATTCCAACCGGTTCAAGGAAGAGATTGTGCCGGTTGAAATCCCTGCAAAAAAAGGGGAAACGGTGCTGTTTGACAAAGACGAGTATCCGCGAGCCGGGACCACTGCAGAGGTACTGGCAAAGCTTCGCCCCGCCTTCAAGAAAGAAGGAACCGTTACAGCGGGGAACGCCTCGGGAATCAACGACGGGGCTGCCGCCCTGCTGGTGATGTCGGCGGACAAAGCAGCCGAGCTGGACGTTAAACCTCTTGCCCGGATTGCCGCATATGCCTCTGCGGGACTGGATCCGTCGATCATGGGGCTGGGGCCGATTTTTGCGACACGTAAAGTATTGGAAAAAACCGGCCTGCGAATGGATGAGATCGATCTGATTGAAGCCAACGAGGCTTTTGCCGCTCAGGCCCTTGCGGTTGGAAAAGACCTGGAGATTCCCCGCGAGAAGCTGAACGTAAACGGTGGCGCCATCGCTTTGGGTCACCCGATTGGTGCCAGTGGTGCACGTGTTCTGGTGACGCTGTTGCACGAACTGGAGAAACGGGACGGCAAACGGGGACTTGCAACCCTTTGCATCGGCGGCGGCCAGGGCGTTTCGATGATAGTGGAAAGAATGTAA
- a CDS encoding ATP synthase subunit I, whose product MEDAKKYVQRTVRYTILFTLVWFVLWALVPAWKSIVSGLAIGSAVSVYFAVSFARQAQMGAATAARGGKNKPIVPFVSRIAAIAVAVMIANKLSYPNVYALIFALLTYQVVIFVDMFVNRGQQRIPNRKG is encoded by the coding sequence ATGGAAGATGCAAAGAAATATGTGCAAAGAACGGTCAGATACACAATCCTCTTTACCTTGGTGTGGTTTGTATTATGGGCTCTCGTGCCTGCCTGGAAGTCGATTGTATCGGGTTTGGCAATAGGATCAGCGGTAAGCGTTTACTTTGCGGTAAGCTTTGCCAGACAAGCCCAGATGGGGGCTGCAACCGCGGCGAGGGGTGGCAAGAACAAGCCGATCGTCCCGTTTGTGTCGAGGATTGCGGCCATCGCTGTCGCTGTGATGATTGCAAACAAGCTCTCCTATCCAAATGTCTACGCGCTGATATTTGCACTGCTTACATATCAGGTTGTCATATTCGTAGACATGTTTGTGAATAGGGGACAACAAAGGATTCCAAACCGGAAGGGGTGA
- the atpB gene encoding F0F1 ATP synthase subunit A: protein MEHLFPTIELFGIPGFTLNLTVALMSVIVSLIVILIAMAAVRRMDVRRPSGMQNFLEAIIDFIRGLAKDTVGAKHADEWVPLGLTLFIWIFVSNQIGLITNVTAEAHQGLGIHEEGHYSFWMSPTANFNVAMAMGIAMVLLSHFVGLRRPGEYFKHWVSPNPAMLPLHLVEELPKFLTLGLRLFGNIFAGEVLLAILVGLPLSMGWVAGSLAGGIPMLVWLGYSMFVGTVQAFVFTVLTLVYIGQKLPHGDH from the coding sequence ATGGAGCATTTATTTCCAACGATTGAACTTTTCGGTATACCTGGATTCACTCTGAATCTGACGGTTGCTTTGATGTCGGTGATTGTTTCGTTGATTGTAATCCTGATTGCGATGGCAGCTGTGCGGCGTATGGATGTTCGACGTCCAAGCGGGATGCAGAACTTCCTGGAAGCTATCATTGATTTCATCCGCGGTCTTGCCAAGGATACCGTTGGAGCCAAGCATGCGGATGAGTGGGTGCCGCTCGGTCTGACGTTGTTTATCTGGATTTTCGTTTCCAACCAAATCGGGTTGATCACGAACGTTACCGCCGAGGCTCATCAAGGACTGGGGATTCATGAAGAAGGACATTACTCGTTCTGGATGTCTCCCACAGCTAACTTCAACGTGGCGATGGCAATGGGGATCGCGATGGTTCTGTTGAGTCACTTTGTGGGTCTTCGCAGGCCGGGGGAGTATTTTAAACACTGGGTTTCTCCGAATCCGGCAATGCTGCCGCTGCACTTGGTGGAAGAACTTCCAAAGTTCCTGACTCTCGGCCTCCGTTTGTTTGGCAACATTTTTGCCGGCGAGGTTTTGCTGGCAATTCTTGTGGGGTTGCCGCTGTCGATGGGCTGGGTGGCCGGTTCTCTCGCTGGCGGAATTCCGATGCTGGTGTGGTTGGGTTACTCAATGTTTGTGGGTACGGTACAGGCGTTTGTCTTTACTGTATTGACACTTGTCTATATCGGGCAAAAGCTTCCGCATGGCGATCATTAA
- the atpE gene encoding F0F1 ATP synthase subunit C, translating into MDFAIAVGLIMGLAAVGAGIGNGLVMSRYIEGIARQPEARGLLFTQALIGLGLVEALPVIALAIGLILFGRL; encoded by the coding sequence ATGGATTTCGCAATTGCAGTTGGTTTGATTATGGGTCTTGCAGCAGTTGGTGCTGGTATCGGTAACGGTTTGGTTATGAGTCGCTATATTGAAGGGATTGCACGTCAACCTGAAGCTCGCGGTCTGCTCTTCACCCAAGCGTTGATCGGTCTGGGTCTCGTAGAGGCGCTCCCGGTTATCGCTTTGGCTATCGGTTTGATCCTCTTCGGTCGTCTGTAA
- the atpF gene encoding F0F1 ATP synthase subunit B: protein MEFQLGTMLFQLIVFLILFLILRKVAFGPLMKMMNDRQQYIENQIATAEQHRQEAEKLAKQHQEAIQQAKKEASEMMENARRTGEKQAADILAAAEAEAKRIKDEAVADINREKELAIAQLQEQVAELSVLLAGKIIGKEVDAAKHKSLFDEAVKEMEERVC from the coding sequence GTGGAATTTCAACTTGGAACCATGTTATTTCAATTGATCGTCTTCTTGATCTTGTTCCTCATCCTCAGGAAAGTTGCGTTCGGTCCGTTGATGAAGATGATGAACGACCGTCAGCAATACATCGAAAATCAAATCGCTACGGCAGAGCAGCATCGCCAGGAAGCCGAAAAGCTGGCAAAGCAGCATCAGGAAGCGATTCAGCAAGCTAAGAAAGAGGCTTCTGAGATGATGGAAAACGCCCGTCGTACCGGTGAAAAACAAGCGGCTGATATCCTCGCCGCCGCTGAAGCGGAAGCCAAGCGGATCAAGGATGAAGCTGTTGCTGACATCAATCGCGAAAAAGAGTTGGCAATTGCCCAATTGCAAGAACAAGTGGCGGAACTGTCCGTTCTTCTTGCGGGCAAGATCATAGGCAAAGAAGTGGATGCTGCAAAGCACAAGTCCCTTTTTGACGAAGCGGTTAAGGAGATGGAGGAACGCGTATGCTAG
- a CDS encoding F0F1 ATP synthase subunit delta → MLGGAVAKRYADALFSIAKEQNVVDGMEADLSTVLAALHEYPELKRILQHPAISADVKKRQVNELFGKAISRTALNLLNLLLDRRREDHLEFIYEEYVRLANEHRGQVKAHVETAVPMSENDLNELGEKLGAACGKKLDITSSVNPELIAGVRLQVGGRVIDASIKGQLDRFSQNLKRNQVR, encoded by the coding sequence ATGCTAGGCGGAGCGGTAGCGAAACGTTACGCGGACGCGCTTTTCTCCATCGCAAAAGAACAGAACGTTGTAGACGGCATGGAAGCTGATTTATCCACTGTACTCGCAGCCCTGCATGAGTATCCTGAGTTGAAGCGTATTCTTCAGCATCCTGCAATTTCGGCGGATGTGAAAAAACGGCAGGTCAATGAGCTTTTTGGAAAAGCGATTTCCCGCACGGCGCTGAACTTGTTGAACCTGTTGCTGGATCGCCGACGTGAAGACCATTTGGAGTTTATTTATGAAGAATACGTACGATTGGCCAATGAACACAGGGGACAAGTCAAAGCCCATGTGGAGACGGCGGTACCCATGTCCGAAAACGATCTGAATGAACTCGGGGAAAAGCTTGGCGCTGCGTGCGGCAAGAAACTCGACATTACTTCATCGGTTAATCCGGAACTGATTGCAGGAGTTCGTCTGCAAGTCGGTGGCCGTGTAATCGATGCAAGCATAAAAGGGCAGTTGGATCGTTTCAGTCAGAATCTTAAGCGGAACCAAGTTCGGTAG